A window of Ammospiza caudacuta isolate bAmmCau1 chromosome 13, bAmmCau1.pri, whole genome shotgun sequence genomic DNA:
TGGAAGACATGGCTTGTTATCTTTCTTACATTCCAGGCAGAATCCACAGATTTCTGTGAAGCTGGTATTATGGACTCcgggcagcacaggctgagtTGACTTTACCTGTTCCAAATAGTCTTTCTCTATTTGACTAAGACAAGTGCTGGTGTCCTCAAGCAGCTTTTGCGTATTTTCCACGCGCTTCTTCCAAGGATTaagcttttccatttcagcCACAGCATTGTGATGCTTTTTCTCCAGTCATCCAAAATCTTTTTCATGCATTAAAAATAGTGCCTGTTCATCACAAAAAGTACTGCTTTTTCCTAGGCCAGTTTTGGGTATCAGCAAACACACTGGCATATTTTTTTTCACGCGAATGTCTTGGATTTTCTAACACAAGATTCCTACTGCTGAGACATGCTTCAAGGTCACTGTCATCCaaagaaaagggtttttttctgacattGGTCAGACAGTGGCTGGGTTATCTTCATCTGTCTAGTGAGCACAACTCTCAGAACAGAGTGCTTCCCTCCACtaccttttgttttccttcctccctgtgtGTCACCCCTACTTTATTTATTAACACTACCTTAGATTTCAAGCTCCCAAGGAGCACTGCTGTATGTGGAACAGGTATGAAAGGGTGAGTTTACTGAAGGACTCATAGCAGGGTATAGAAAGTGTCTTCCCAGTTATCTTTCTGTTCTCCAGTCCCTTccctgatttttgtttttggaGTTTGCAGAGATACTATGTGATCATCACATAACCACATCACTGAGAATGTCCCACTCATTTGCAGACTTGCTGTTAGAGAGGGATTCTCACCTTGAGGTCCTCAGGCTAttttgtccctgctgagcaatGCAAGCCCTCCCACACTGCACACAGCCACAGCCAAGGAGGTTGCTGGTCCATCTCTTCAGTAATTCTGGCTCTCCTGATAAGCATACTTGCTGAGAAAGGTACTCTGAaggcactgctctgtcctgtccaAAAAGGTTTCTGTAAAAGGAACCCATAAAGGTTATATTGAGTGGTGGGTAACAGGGGCTCAGGTGTTAAAGGTAAGAGATAGCCCCCAAGTTGCCCCTAGAGCAAGGAACAGGCCCCAGTGGAGGCAGCATCACAGACTGTTCATACCAGACAGGAATCTTCAGTTAGATGGGAGGATAACATCCTGTTCCAAGAAGAAGGAAGTATTCCCCTCTCTCAGGGACAAGCTGCTGTGAAGTCTGAAATCTTTCCTGTAGTACACAGGACCTTCAGTCACACGTAAGGCTTTGGACCTGTGGGGTTTCTGCACTCCTTCCAGATAGATGCTGATGGCTTTTGCGTCACTTGCCAAAGGCCTTTCTTCAGGCAGATCTCCTCTTTGCTCTTGTGCAATCATTGTCTGCTGTTCTATTGCTCTCTAAAGACTCAACTgtacttttcctcttttttcacattttaaaatgttacctTTTTTAAATGATTCATATGATCTGGCGCATGTTAAATATTGCAGTGTACCAACTGTTTACTAAATGAtcctttttcatgtttttttttgtttttaaaaaggagagTATTTTCTGTATCCCACTCTAGCATGCACCTATAAGGATCCCTGTTTTTATTGTGTGTGGGGGTAGGTTGTCTAATGAATGTGCCCTCAGCACTGTGGCCTGTGTATTGCTTTGGAAAGGCAAATAACGTAAGATTGTTGGAAAACACTAGTCCATTGAGATGTATAGAGAGGTTCAGGGAGGAAGAGTATTTTTGCATTGAATTTTCAGCTGACTTAGCAATAAAGATTTTTACTTTCATCTAACAGCTTCTTCTGATTCTGTTACTGTGCTGGAAAAAATCTCTGCAATATCCCAGTCAAAGGTAGCTGTGTctagcagcagctgtgctgtagGTTATTcactgagctctgtgtgctATTTCACTCATCAGCCTTCCATACAAAAACTTCTTTCAGAACACTGTGAGGGTAGAATTAGGCTTACCAATTATTAAGGCAGCTTTGTTTCCTGCTAGAGGAATGCTGCCCTGTGAACTTGCTCTCAATAGCACTGTACAGCTCTAGAAGTAGCTGCAAcaagagaaaatacagaaatgttaACAGAAACAGGACAACAATGGACTGTCCACGTAAATCCCTGTGCTGAGACACTTGAtgtgaaaaagcaaaaataccctgaactaaaaacaaaataaatcaaacaaaccccaaagcaGCTAGTGTGTTCCTACTTGGCATCTGTTTTACTTTAGTGTCTCTAGTTCAATAGTGTTCCATGGTTTTGGTAATTGTGAGGATTTGGTCACTGGTGCCAGTGAAAGAAGACCTACATATAAGGCAAAGCATGTTTCTAGtatgtttagtttttttttaatatgggcAGAACTCATCTGTGAAACTACAGCGGTTCCATCCTCATATGAACAATGCACACAGTGGACACTGCTCTGAAGtggcattttattttaagacaTGAGTTGGTGATTCTAGTGCTACTTTTCCCAGTTAAATTTCCTATaagtttttctaaaaaaaaaaaaattaggagcAGCGTCTCATTTCTCCAACTTGTAcactgaaaatgtattttgaaaataatataCTTCTATATTCAATCACCCATTTGATCTCATAAAGCTTTTGTCTGATTATCCCAATCCAGGACATCTTTTTAAGCAAAACTCTTGTATACAAGTCATATAAAAAGACCATTTCATACATAAATGCACCGTCTCCAGGAGTTTGAAAAGGCATTTTATCACAACTTTGACTGAGTTTGAGAGGttttttcaggatattttcatGGCTTTGTAAATGTCATGTTCACAGTGGTCTgtgaattttttaataattttaataattccaAGAGACCTACAAGGAAGCAATATTTAATTGTCACAACCATGGGCCTCAGTCACTTGTTTTTAAGAGCTCTTTTCTCAGCAGTCACATGCCTTTTGTAGACAGTTTCAGCTACAAAAAGCTGTTCATTGACAAAAGCATGTAGTGGCAGTACTTGTGGCAAGGCCTCACTGGAGAAGAGGGCACCTGAGAGTGGGATGGAAGGGCTGCCTATGAGGCCGAGACAATCCATTGCATCAGCTTTGAGCCACTAATAACTCAATAATGCAAATTCAAGTTACGGGTAACCTGACTCTACCATATTTAGAGCTGTGCTAGCTTGGTGAGTGTTCTGTAGCATTAAGGCTGTGCTGtccagaagaaaggaaagcatACTGCTTCATCTCAGTAAGACTGGCAAAAATCAAGACTATTACTGGAGTGGAAGAATCATTTGAAAGTTCTTATAATTGCAGTGGCTTCTGTTTCTGTTCATGAACTGTCCTGTAATCTCTGACAGCTAGGCCTGCACTGAGCAGGTATGCCATGGCAGCCATGCAGCCCAGTAGGCCAGCAGCAATCTCTGCCCCATGCAGGCTGCACCAGAAGCCCTGATAGCCTTTGCTCTGATAAAGCTGCTCTCTCTCTTTGCACACTGATGAATTATAAACGCTCAGCAGAGAATGGAGGAAATAGTacagagcaggcacagtgcTAACTGCAATCACTATGTACAAGGTGCATTCAATCAGCAGCCATGCCGGGAAGTGCCACGGGACCTGCAGAACACTAACCAAAATTAGAACACAAGGGAAGACCAGGAGACACCCTCCCACGACCATCGCTGCCCTTGCAATGGGCAGCTTCAGTAGGTAGAAACGTTGGTCAAGCTGCTGGGCTCGCTCCCCCTCCGCTCCGCCGAAGCCGCTGTAGGCCCCGCCGTATTGGTAGTAGTAGATGCCCCCCAGGGCGGGGAGGCCGGTGTATCCTCCCGCCGAGCCACAGGACACGGAGCTGCAGACCAGGATCAGGACCGCGAGCAGAACCTCCACCATCTGGCAGCAGGCTGGAGGGGAGGCCGAGGTGAGTCTGCGGCCGCAGAGGAGCGCCCGGGAGGGAGCCGGGCCAGCCGCTGCGCTCCGCAGGACAGAGGGAGCGGTTCCCGCCGGCCGCGCTCACCCCGGCCCGTGTGCAGGTACAGGCAGTGGCGGCGCTCCAGCGACCCCGGCACGGTGCGGCTTCCTCGCGGCCCCTCTGCCTCTGGTGCGGCTACGGCGCTAAGGAGAGAtgatggcagggatggcagtgaCCCGTCCAGGCCCCTCGCCGCCGCCAGCCCGGTCCGCTCAGCCCCGGCGGCGACCCGGAGCCCTCGCGCTGCCCTCGGCGCCCGCTGCCCTCGGCGCCCGCTGCCCTCACCGCCCGCTGCCCTCGGCGCCCGCTGCCCTCACCGCCCGCTGCCCTCACCGCCCGCTGCCCTCACCGCCTGCCCGCCCCGGCACGTTCCCCCCGCGCGGCACGGGGGCAGCTCCGCTCCGCCAtggcccggcgcggccccgctccgccggcGCTGGGGCCgggaggccgggccgggccgccccGGGGAACCGCCGGTGCGGTGAACTCCGTCTCGTCCGCTCGCCTCCGCCCCGCTGCCACTTCTCTAAAGTGGTGAAAGCTCCGACCGGGCTAGGCCCTGCCCCGCCTGAAGGTGCTCAGCTCCTCGGCGCAGGTGCGCGGTTTTCCGGCACCTGCGCAGGGTTCACCAGCTGCTGGGATGTGTTCCCGCTCCCCTTCGCTTCCACGGACACGGTCCCCGCAGCCCCTTGTGGCGATAACGTCTCGAGGTTTCTCACCTACCACAGAACATGCTTGTTAGAATCCACTGGAAACTGACTAAATTTATCTAAGTAAATTTTCACAATTGTACAAGTTCTgccttttcctgtgctgtgagTTTTGGTGAGTGTTCTTAATTCAGTTTTTCTGCCACCTCGTGCCTCTGTAAACTTCATCCGTGCCTCTCTATTTCTTATGCAAACCCActcccagcttctctgggcctGCCCTAGCTCCCCTAAACCCATCCTGCGAAGCAGTGATTGCACCTCTATGCAGCACTCAAGACACAAGTGCGCTGGCAGTTTACATCAGCAGAGCAACTGTCTGTCTTGTCCTGGCAATGCACAGCATTTTGTTGCTTCTCCAGctgcgccagcacagagccTGTGTCTCCACATACAGTCACTAACACCGTGGGAGCTGtcctgcagtgcagctgtgagGTTCCAGTTCAGCCCTTGGCAGACCATGATCAGGTAATTTTCTTTAgatatgttattttatatttagcCATACAGAATGAAGTAGACCCTTTTGTGTCTTTTTGCTGGAGGCCACTTCAGACTATATGATGGGACCTTTTTACTGACGATAATGTCCTGCTGCCCTCCGTCTGTCCCCCCATCCTGGAGGGAGGAGACCCCTTAGCACAGCAACCATCACCTTCCAACAGAGGAGGTGATGAATTATTCCTGTGGTTATTGGTGATGGCTGGAGCAAAGGCAAGTCAGGATCTCACCCATACAAGTGTCAGCATTTCTCAGGACGGGTAAGGGCAGAGCTGAttcaggaaagggagaaaagtaAGGACAGCAGGACaatttgaaaatacagaaaactcCACATTCAGGCAAATGATTTTATTCAAGAGTTTGACTAAACACTGTCTGTAAAAGCTCTTTGCTTTTACAGCAAAAGAATTGCAAAGAAATACTTTCATTACATttaggaaaacacatttttgggAAAGGAGTTACACTGTCAAGTCTCAGACACAGTACCTGAATATGTGCCATGAGAGGCACACATTCCAAATTTGTCtctaaaatgcagaaatacattTCCTCCATCTGCAAGGCTGGTGACAACAGACTGTTTCACCCTTCTGTCTCTACAGGAGCAACAGCAGTAACTCTATAGACTTATATGGTGAAAAGCCAAAAAACTGCACCTCAGCACTGTGGGAAAACACTCTCCTCAACACTTCACCTGATTTCACAAAGTTCTGGAGATCTGAAAATGCATCTTAGAATTTACTTAGGTTGAAGtaagagagaaggaaaacaaaagaaccaTTGCTTCAAAGCCCAGGTCATACAGAGGGGACAGAAATTGTGTGCAAAGTTAGAAAATGGAGAATCCATAGGGAGCTTAGGACGAGCAGTCTGGAGATAGTGCAGGTGCTCAGCTGGGAGGCTATTGCACACAACCTTTCATCAGCATATGTTGCATCACTCATGTTGACGTGCCAGAAAGCAGGCCTCCTTGCTGGATGGGTTTAAAAATTTTAGCAACCCTTTGTGAACTTTCAGGGTCATGCACAGTGCCATTTTTCTTAGTAGAGCTTTTGACTGAAAGGGACATGAAGAACTAAGCTGAATAATCATGAGTCACAAGAAGGGATGAAATAAGTGTTTCTTATGCAGAGTGTTGCTGCTGGTCATCCAATAAACTGAGATAAAACTTTCTTTGGATTTGTCTGTGATTTACTTGTTCAAAGACAGAGGCAGGAAGTATTGCTCTGTTGGAGATGTGTTCAGTGTTTTACTAGAGTGTTTGCTGCTAAAAAGTGAAGTATGAGCTTCAAGATACCACAGAAGTGAgtcaatatttttaaatttctgttgcTATAATGAGAAATCTTAAAAATACTTTGTGTCACTTCACTCCTGATTAAAGTACTGTAGCTGAACTCAGCATCATCTTCTGGGTTCCTGTTTTCACTGCAACAAATACCAGTCAGCAGAACAGAGCAATAGGAAGTTGAGGATACCAGTATTAATCTTGTCCACTGTTTAGGCTtctctttgtaattttttattattattatttttggcTTCTTTGTTTCTGGCTACTTCTGGTATCATTGCTGTGCTAAGGGGAGGAATGATGTGGTTTGGCTTGCCATGGACCAAGAGCTCTGACCTGGTTCAGTGCCCTCCCTGGGAACTTGGAGGGTAAAGTGGTAGGAGCAAGTAATGAACTGCCTCATATGTCTCCAGTTTaaggcagctgggagctgcagcacaatCACTGCTGAACACCACAACCAGATTTATTGACTGTcccacataaataaataatcacaGGGACAATGAGTGCAGCATGGTGACGATAGAGCAGTACTGTAGAAAAGAACTGGAGGTTACTGTGAATGACAAACTGAACTCAAGTCCACAATGTCATCCTGTTGCGAAAAAACTAACATTTCTAGGGTGTATGAACAGGAATGTCACATGTAGGAcgtgtgaagaaattcttctgcCCCCACTTCAGACTGGCTTGGCCCCAGTCTTGCACACTGTGTTTCCAGAGGCGAGTGGATCAGCTGGAGGGGAttcagaagaaagcaaaagaaatatcTAGAAATACAACCTGTGAGAAAAAGATTGATCACAGACATCTCATTTCAAAAAACAAGCATCTGTTAACAGATTGCAAGCTTGTTAATAGAGAGGTGTCTAGACAACTTGCAAACTTGTAAAAATCTCTTGTCAAGAGCAGGGAAATACTTTGTTCACTCTGTTTGCTGTTGGCGTGGTCAGAAAACAGAGAGCTTAGCTTGAAGCAAAAGGGATTTATTTTAGGCACCCTCAATGTTTCTCACACACACTCCAACTCCACCATTTTATAAGGAGATGAACAGTTATTGCAGGAGTGGATTAGTCAGAAGATGGTAGGTTTCCATCACATAATTCAGTCATGAGAAGGCTAGCCTGTCTGTGTTCTTGTGAGAAGGAAGTGCCAGTGCTGCCCACGCCACCCACTGTAAGCGCACAGTGTCATCTCACCCCACAAAGCCACTGTGCCTCTTTCCGCACCACCCCCGTTAGCTGGTCACTGTCCCAGTGGCTGCAAGGCCATTGGAGGACAGCTGCTATGACATATCATGCAACAGCTCAAGTCTCTGAAGTTGTAAATCAAACACAGAATATTCACTTACCTGGATAATATTTACCTGGATGTAAACAGACACAAGTCTGGACAAGatgttttctttcactgtgcCTGTACTCAGGAACCAGCAACACTCACACTTTGTGGAACATTCTTCTCAGCATCTGTAACAGGAATAGCAAGTCTTTCATCGTGGCTGTTGGGCCTGTAGCTCACTGGTGCTTCCAACTCCCCACAAACCTGGAGTGTACTCAGTGTCTGTCAATGTGCTGGCTATGGACCCAGTGCCCAGGCTGAGCAAGCAAAGGCTCCTGTACCTGCTGGACTCTGTACACTCCCAGCACCACAGTGGTCAGAGCCTGCAGTCTGCTGAAAGGAGTAGACATAAATTGCtggaaattaaagcaaaaaaaattttttggggggagggggaaCAAGTGAAGTGATTTGGTACCGACCCTGGTGGATTTTTATGCAGAGTACTAGTTGGGTGTCTGTCCCTGCACCTCCCAGTGCACCCTGAATTAGCAAAACTGTCCTTGTGTATGACCTACCTGCAGTCTGACAGAGACAGGTTTGTCAGTGCAGCAATGCTTGAGCCTGTGCTCTCCTCAAGCAGCTGTTTGTCAGTCCCACTTTGTGTCTGCAGCTCAGTCTGGAAGCCAAATTGCTTGGTTTTACTGGCTTCACCTCTGCTCACAGAAATGGGACTCTGGGAGCCTTGGTACCAGAGAAAGACAGTACCataaaaaaatgctgaagttgTCACTAGTTTCTCCTTCCAGTGGGAAGAGATAAAAATCAATTGCTCAAGCTACACAAGAAAGAGGGAGCTGAAGAGGTATGCACAAGATACCTGTGATGTTGACCTGCTGGGACAGAGAAGCAAACTACAGAGGGTGGAGGCAAGTGAGTGGGGTGGGATGTTGCTGGGGAGCATAGGGGCCTGACAGTGAAGAGAGATGACAGCCTTGCTGGCAGAAATGCATCCTGCAGGGTATGGCTGCCTCTTTCAGCGCACCACAGAAGGATGGCTTGGCCATATTTCTAGAACACTAATTGCTGAGTTGTGTGTTTATGCTTTTGTCCAGTGAAACACTGCACAACAAGGGGTGGGAGGATAGGGGTTGCATACCCCATGTGAAAGTGTCTGGAGGAGGACTGGAGACATTCAGTGAGAGGAGAAGGGCATTGTAATAGCAGGAGAAACCCACAGATGCAGTTGTACACTTCTGTCCCCACCCTGCTTCTCACCAGGTTCTCAACATTATGTAACTGAGCCTCCTATGTCTCCAGAGCCACATTTTTCCCCACCTTGGCAACAGACTTCCACTGTGGCCTTCCCTGAACCCCACTGCTGTGTGCAGTATGACGGGTAGGGCTCCAGTTGCGTCACTTTGGGGATTGTTGCTAGGCAGAACATACAGCATCGTCCTTGAGGCCTCCCAATGCCGTGTTTaaccctgccagggctgcagcatgGCAAGAGATGGGGCTAGCTGAGGGAAGTGAGAAAATAACCCATAGGTGCTTGGAGAGGACCTGCATGAACTTCCAAAGGTTACTCATGTCAGGTTTCAgtcaaaagaagaaagaaattgcGCAGCCTTCAGCAGAAGACAGTCCAAACAGCTTCAATACCAGATGTTGCTCTGTGAAAGGGTTTTGAAAGGTACTATTCCTTATCCAAAGGCCTTGGGGCTTGTTGCAATGAGAAGTCTGCCCTCCAGTCTGGGGCTAAGGGTCCTGGCTAGACCTGCTGAGCGTGCTCCACTGCCTTCCAACCTGTCTCCAGCCCTGAATCCTTGGCCCCCATTGTGGCCTCAGAAGTGCCCATTGCAATACTGTGGTCAACAGCAGGACATGgctccccagcagggccagcccagctACAGCACTGAGGGAAGGGACTACTCATGTCACTTGGGGAGCCGCAGCCTTACTGATGGTTGTGTAGTGAGCATGGGTTGAATGCAAGGTCCTGTGTCCTCCAACTCGGATGCAGGTATAAACGGGTAAAATTCACAGTGACCACTGGCCTCTGC
This region includes:
- the MARVELD3 gene encoding LOW QUALITY PROTEIN: MARVEL domain-containing protein 3 (The sequence of the model RefSeq protein was modified relative to this genomic sequence to represent the inferred CDS: inserted 1 base in 1 codon; substituted 1 base at 1 genomic stop codon), producing the protein MGAKDSGLETATIPKVTQLEPYPSYCTQQWGSGKATVEVCCQVLLVPEYRHSERKHLVQTCVCLHPGKYYPGEKPRDVIATRGCGDRVRGSEGEREHIPAAGEPCAGAGKPRTCAEELSTFRRGRAXPGRSFHHFREVAAGRRRADETEFTAPAVPRGGPARPPGPSAGGAGPRRAMAERSCPRAARGERAGAGRRAVAAPEAEGPRGSRTVPGSLERRHCLYLHTGRGERGRREPLPLSCGAQRLARLPPGXLLCGRRLTSASPPACCQMVEVLLAVLILVCSSVSCGSAGGYTGLPALGGIYYYQYGGAYSGFGGAEGERAQQLDQRFYLLKLPIARAAMVVGGCLLVFPCVLILVSVLQVPWHFPAWLLIECTLYIVIAVSTVPALYYFLHSLLSVYNSSVCKEREQLYQSKGYQGFWCSLHGAEIAAGLLGCMAAMAYLLSAGLAVRDYRTVHEQKQKPLQL